A part of Salvelinus sp. IW2-2015 linkage group LG16, ASM291031v2, whole genome shotgun sequence genomic DNA contains:
- the LOC111975575 gene encoding epidermal growth factor receptor substrate 15-like 1 isoform X4 has product MAALTSLTQLSSGNPVYENFYRQVDPGNTGRVGPTEAALFLKKSGLPDVTLGKIWDLADPDGKGFLDKQGFYVALRLVACAQSGQDVSLSSLNLTIPPPKFKDTSSPSLSTSSVSSEPHWAVRPEEKGKFDGIFESLAPVSGLLSGDKVKPVLTNSKLPLDVLGKVWDLSDIDKDGHLDREEFAVAMHLVYRALEKEPVPSVLPSSLIPPNKRKKSLVGSLPGMVPMLPASPPPPKDSLRSTPSHGSMNSLNSAGSLSPKHSLKSAQHSVNWVVPVTDRGRFDDIFLKTDLDVDGFVSGMEVKDIFMHSGLPQNLLAHIWALADTRQMGKLTREQFSLAMHFIQQKVSKGIDPPQALTPDMIPPSERGTPVPVCTTPSHSMSGYMTPVGSEVAALSEMRRDSSSSVGSGSEFTGIKELDDISQEIAQLQREKYTLEQDIRETEEAIRHKSSEVQEMQNDLDRETCSLQELEAQKQEAQERLEEMDQQKAKLEDMLNDVRIKCNEESQMISSLQNQIHSQETDLQSQEEELSRAKADLNQLQLEESQLEQSLTAGKFQLETIIKSLKATQDEINQARSKLSQIHDSQQEMNKSIEQYNSNLNGTHGGSMTNLADMSEGFHDRENGGFGAMEDPFKVKTSGFCSVPQEMHTDPFHSEDPFKTDPFKGDPFQNDPFAKQPSLPAAADLSHHPDPFGGDPFKETDPFKASSEDFFRNTTVKADPFSTPDPFSKSATLPTKTSHFTTSADPFISISPKSTRGPGPDLFGTLDPFGSSTAFGSSNSSFGSNSGFADFSQMSKVRDPMEGRGGFPEYQQSGFVDDPFSRKQDGPALPPKKSIPPRPKPPSVKHTEERCKSTPVNMPGGAGDSTKPCDPFQPFGSDVIDPFSGKDPFAPSASSKASKDCSLGFADFSSDQKKLSLEMRPSNWSGRSERVSERSGSG; this is encoded by the exons ATGGCTGCACTCACATCTCTCACCCAG CTGTCAAGTGGGAACCCTGTGTACGAGAACTTTTATAGACAG GTGGACccaggaaacacagggagagTAGGGCCCACGGAAGCTGCGTTGTTCCTGAAGAAATCGGGTCTTCCTGATGTCACTTTGGGAAAG ATCTGGGATTTGGCAGACCCAGATGGGAAAGGGTTCTTGGACAAACAG GGGTTCTATGTAGCGCTGCGGTTGGTGGCCTGTGCGCAGAGTGGACAAGACGTCAGCCTCTCAAGTTTGAACCTCACTATCCCTCCCCCCAAATTT AAGGACACTAGCAGCCCATCTCTCAGCACATCATCCGTCTCTAGTGAACCCCACTGGGCTGTGAGG CCTGAAGAAAAGGGTAAATTCGACGGCATATTTGAAAGCCTTGCACCAGTCAGTGGACTCCTCTCTGGTGACAAAGTAAAACCAGTTCTAACCAACTCAAAACTACCTCTGGACGTGTTAGGAAAGGTTTGGGATCTCAGTGACATTGATAAAGATGGACATCTGGATCGAGAGGAGTTTGCGGTG GCCATGCACCTGGTCTACCGGGCCTTGGAGAAGGAACCGGTCCCCTCTGTTCTCCCCTCGTCTCTCATCCCTCCAAACAAGAGAAAGAAGTCATTGGTGGGCTCCCTTCCTGGCATGGTGCCCATGTTGCCCGCCAGCCCCCCGCCCCCCAAGGACAGCCTGCGCTCCACCCCTTCCCACGGTAGCATGAACTCCCTCAACAGCGCCGGCAGTCTCTCTCCCAAACATTCTCTAAAATCtgcacag CACTCAGTGAACTGGGTAGTCCCGGTGACAGACAGAGGGCGCTTTGACGACATCTTCCTGAAGACAGACTTGGATGTAGATGGCTTTGTCAGCGGCATGGAAGTCAAGGACATCTTCATGCACTCGGGGCTGCCCCAGAATCTGCTGGCACACATATG GGCCCTGGCAGACACCAGGCAGATGGGGAAGCTGACGCGAGAGCAGTTTTCTCTGGCCATGCACTTCATCCAGCAGAAAGTCAGCAAAGGCATTGACCCTCCTCAGGCCCTGACCCCTGACATGATCCCCCCTTCAGAGAGGGGCACTCCCGTGCCAGTGTGTACCACTCCCTCCCAT AGTATGTCTGGGTATATGACTCCCGTGGGCTCTGAGGTGGCTGCTCTGTCTGAGATGAGGCGG GACAGCTCCAGTTCTGTGGGGTCAGGGTCAGAGTTCACTGGAATCAAGGAGCTGGACGACATCAGTCAAGAGATCGCTCAGCTGCAGAG GGAGAAGTATACATTGGAGCAGgacatcagagagacagaggaggccaTCAGACACAAGTCCTCGGAGGTGCAG GAGATGCAGAACGACCTGGACAGAGAGACGTGCAGCTTGCAGGAGCTGGAGGCCCAGAAGCAGGAGGCCCAGGAGCGGCTGGAGGAGATGGACCAGCAGAAGGCCAAGCTGGAGGACATGCTCAACGACGTCCGGATCAAGTGCAATGAGGAGTCCCAAATG ATTTCATCCCTGCAGAATCAGATCCACTCCCAGGAGACTGACCTGCAGAGCCAAGAAGAGGAGCTGAGTCGGGCCAAGGCAGACCTGAACCAGCTGCAGCTGGAGGAGAGCCAGCTGGAACAGAGCCTAACGGCTGGCAAGTTCCAACTGGAGACCATCATCAAGTCCCTCAAAGCCACCCAGGACGAGATCAACCAG GCTCGCAGTAAGCTGTCTCAGATCCACGACAGCCAGCAGGAGATGAATAAGAGCATTGAGCAGTACAACAGCAACCTGAACGGGACCCACGGAGGCAGCATGACCAACCTGGCTGACATGAGCGAGGGATTCCACGACCGTGAGAATGGAGGTTTCGGAGCCATG GAGGATCCGTTTAAGGTGAAGACATCTGGGTTCTGTAGCGTCCCTCAGGAGATGCACACAGACCCCTTCCACTCCGAAGACCCCTTCAAGACAGACCCGTTCAAAG GTGACCCCTTCCAAAACGACCCTTTTGCAAAGCAGCCATCACTACCAGCGGCTgcag ATCTCTCTCACCACCCAGACCCCTTTGGGGGGGACCCATTCAAAGAGACGGACCCCTTCAAGGCTTCGTCGGAAGACTTCTTCAGGAACACCACCGTCAAGGCAGACCCCTTCAGCACCCCCGACCCCTTCAGTAAAAGTGCCACGCTCCCCACCAAG ACTAGCCACTTTACAACCAGCGCAGACCCTTTCATATCCATTAGCCCAAAATCCACCAGAGGCCCAGGACCAG ATCTCTTTGGCACGCTCGACCCCTTTGGAAGCAGTACTGCCTTTGGAAGCAGTAACAGCTCATTTGGCAGTAACAGTGGGTTCGCAGACTTCAGCCAAATGTCAAAGGTCAGAGACCCgatggaaggaagaggaggctttCCAGAATACCAGCAG tcTGGGTTCGTGGACGACCCCTTCAGTAGGAAGCAGGACGGCCCAGCTCTGCCGCCCAAGAAGAGCATTCCACCCAGACCCAAACCACCCAGTG TGAAACACACAGAAGAACGTT GTAAAAGCACCCCCGTCAACATGCCTGGAGGAGCGGGCGACTCGACCAAGCCCTGCGACCCCTTCCAGCCGTTCGGCAGTGACGTCATCGACCCCTTTAGTGGCAAAGATCCTTTTGCTCCATCTGCCTCAAGTAAAGCCTCTAAAGACTGTTCCTTGGGTTTTGCAGACTTCAGTTCT GACCAGAAAAAGTTAAG
- the LOC111975575 gene encoding epidermal growth factor receptor substrate 15-like 1 isoform X7 translates to MAALTSLTQLSSGNPVYENFYRQVDPGNTGRVGPTEAALFLKKSGLPDVTLGKIWDLADPDGKGFLDKQGFYVALRLVACAQSGQDVSLSSLNLTIPPPKFKDTSSPSLSTSSVSSEPHWAVRPEEKGKFDGIFESLAPVSGLLSGDKVKPVLTNSKLPLDVLGKVWDLSDIDKDGHLDREEFAVAMHLVYRALEKEPVPSVLPSSLIPPNKRKKSLVGSLPGMVPMLPASPPPPKDSLRSTPSHGSMNSLNSAGSLSPKHSLKSAQHSVNWVVPVTDRGRFDDIFLKTDLDVDGFVSGMEVKDIFMHSGLPQNLLAHIWALADTRQMGKLTREQFSLAMHFIQQKVSKGIDPPQALTPDMIPPSERGTPVPVCTTPSHSMSGYMTPVGSEVAALSEMRRDSSSSVGSGSEFTGIKELDDISQEIAQLQREKYTLEQDIRETEEAIRHKSSEVQEMQNDLDRETCSLQELEAQKQEAQERLEEMDQQKAKLEDMLNDVRIKCNEESQMISSLQNQIHSQETDLQSQEEELSRAKADLNQLQLEESQLEQSLTAGKFQLETIIKSLKATQDEINQARSKLSQIHDSQQEMNKSIEQYNSNLNGTHGGSMTNLADMSEGFHDRENGGFGAMEDPFKVKTSGFCSVPQEMHTDPFHSEDPFKTDPFKGDPFQNDPFAKQPSLPAAADLSHHPDPFGGDPFKETDPFKASSEDFFRNTTVKADPFSTPDPFSKSATLPTKTSHFTTSADPFISISPKSTRGPGPDLFGTLDPFGSSTAFGSSNSSFGSNSGFADFSQMSKVRDPMEGRGGFPEYQQSGFVDDPFSRKQDGPALPPKKSIPPRPKPPSVKHTEERWWS, encoded by the exons ATGGCTGCACTCACATCTCTCACCCAG CTGTCAAGTGGGAACCCTGTGTACGAGAACTTTTATAGACAG GTGGACccaggaaacacagggagagTAGGGCCCACGGAAGCTGCGTTGTTCCTGAAGAAATCGGGTCTTCCTGATGTCACTTTGGGAAAG ATCTGGGATTTGGCAGACCCAGATGGGAAAGGGTTCTTGGACAAACAG GGGTTCTATGTAGCGCTGCGGTTGGTGGCCTGTGCGCAGAGTGGACAAGACGTCAGCCTCTCAAGTTTGAACCTCACTATCCCTCCCCCCAAATTT AAGGACACTAGCAGCCCATCTCTCAGCACATCATCCGTCTCTAGTGAACCCCACTGGGCTGTGAGG CCTGAAGAAAAGGGTAAATTCGACGGCATATTTGAAAGCCTTGCACCAGTCAGTGGACTCCTCTCTGGTGACAAAGTAAAACCAGTTCTAACCAACTCAAAACTACCTCTGGACGTGTTAGGAAAGGTTTGGGATCTCAGTGACATTGATAAAGATGGACATCTGGATCGAGAGGAGTTTGCGGTG GCCATGCACCTGGTCTACCGGGCCTTGGAGAAGGAACCGGTCCCCTCTGTTCTCCCCTCGTCTCTCATCCCTCCAAACAAGAGAAAGAAGTCATTGGTGGGCTCCCTTCCTGGCATGGTGCCCATGTTGCCCGCCAGCCCCCCGCCCCCCAAGGACAGCCTGCGCTCCACCCCTTCCCACGGTAGCATGAACTCCCTCAACAGCGCCGGCAGTCTCTCTCCCAAACATTCTCTAAAATCtgcacag CACTCAGTGAACTGGGTAGTCCCGGTGACAGACAGAGGGCGCTTTGACGACATCTTCCTGAAGACAGACTTGGATGTAGATGGCTTTGTCAGCGGCATGGAAGTCAAGGACATCTTCATGCACTCGGGGCTGCCCCAGAATCTGCTGGCACACATATG GGCCCTGGCAGACACCAGGCAGATGGGGAAGCTGACGCGAGAGCAGTTTTCTCTGGCCATGCACTTCATCCAGCAGAAAGTCAGCAAAGGCATTGACCCTCCTCAGGCCCTGACCCCTGACATGATCCCCCCTTCAGAGAGGGGCACTCCCGTGCCAGTGTGTACCACTCCCTCCCAT AGTATGTCTGGGTATATGACTCCCGTGGGCTCTGAGGTGGCTGCTCTGTCTGAGATGAGGCGG GACAGCTCCAGTTCTGTGGGGTCAGGGTCAGAGTTCACTGGAATCAAGGAGCTGGACGACATCAGTCAAGAGATCGCTCAGCTGCAGAG GGAGAAGTATACATTGGAGCAGgacatcagagagacagaggaggccaTCAGACACAAGTCCTCGGAGGTGCAG GAGATGCAGAACGACCTGGACAGAGAGACGTGCAGCTTGCAGGAGCTGGAGGCCCAGAAGCAGGAGGCCCAGGAGCGGCTGGAGGAGATGGACCAGCAGAAGGCCAAGCTGGAGGACATGCTCAACGACGTCCGGATCAAGTGCAATGAGGAGTCCCAAATG ATTTCATCCCTGCAGAATCAGATCCACTCCCAGGAGACTGACCTGCAGAGCCAAGAAGAGGAGCTGAGTCGGGCCAAGGCAGACCTGAACCAGCTGCAGCTGGAGGAGAGCCAGCTGGAACAGAGCCTAACGGCTGGCAAGTTCCAACTGGAGACCATCATCAAGTCCCTCAAAGCCACCCAGGACGAGATCAACCAG GCTCGCAGTAAGCTGTCTCAGATCCACGACAGCCAGCAGGAGATGAATAAGAGCATTGAGCAGTACAACAGCAACCTGAACGGGACCCACGGAGGCAGCATGACCAACCTGGCTGACATGAGCGAGGGATTCCACGACCGTGAGAATGGAGGTTTCGGAGCCATG GAGGATCCGTTTAAGGTGAAGACATCTGGGTTCTGTAGCGTCCCTCAGGAGATGCACACAGACCCCTTCCACTCCGAAGACCCCTTCAAGACAGACCCGTTCAAAG GTGACCCCTTCCAAAACGACCCTTTTGCAAAGCAGCCATCACTACCAGCGGCTgcag ATCTCTCTCACCACCCAGACCCCTTTGGGGGGGACCCATTCAAAGAGACGGACCCCTTCAAGGCTTCGTCGGAAGACTTCTTCAGGAACACCACCGTCAAGGCAGACCCCTTCAGCACCCCCGACCCCTTCAGTAAAAGTGCCACGCTCCCCACCAAG ACTAGCCACTTTACAACCAGCGCAGACCCTTTCATATCCATTAGCCCAAAATCCACCAGAGGCCCAGGACCAG ATCTCTTTGGCACGCTCGACCCCTTTGGAAGCAGTACTGCCTTTGGAAGCAGTAACAGCTCATTTGGCAGTAACAGTGGGTTCGCAGACTTCAGCCAAATGTCAAAGGTCAGAGACCCgatggaaggaagaggaggctttCCAGAATACCAGCAG tcTGGGTTCGTGGACGACCCCTTCAGTAGGAAGCAGGACGGCCCAGCTCTGCCGCCCAAGAAGAGCATTCCACCCAGACCCAAACCACCCAGTG TGAAACACACAGAAGAACGTT GGTGGAGCTGA
- the LOC111975575 gene encoding epidermal growth factor receptor substrate 15-like 1 isoform X5, whose product MAALTSLTQIWDLADPDGKGFLDKQGFYVALRLVACAQSGQDVSLSSLNLTIPPPKFKDTSSPSLSTSSVSSEPHWAVRPEEKGKFDGIFESLAPVSGLLSGDKVKPVLTNSKLPLDVLGKVWDLSDIDKDGHLDREEFAVAMHLVYRALEKEPVPSVLPSSLIPPNKRKKSLVGSLPGMVPMLPASPPPPKDSLRSTPSHGSMNSLNSAGSLSPKHSLKSAQHSVNWVVPVTDRGRFDDIFLKTDLDVDGFVSGMEVKDIFMHSGLPQNLLAHIWALADTRQMGKLTREQFSLAMHFIQQKVSKGIDPPQALTPDMIPPSERGTPVPVCTTPSHSMSGYMTPVGSEVAALSEMRRDSSSSVGSGSEFTGIKELDDISQEIAQLQREKYTLEQDIRETEEAIRHKSSEVQEMQNDLDRETCSLQELEAQKQEAQERLEEMDQQKAKLEDMLNDVRIKCNEESQMISSLQNQIHSQETDLQSQEEELSRAKADLNQLQLEESQLEQSLTAGKFQLETIIKSLKATQDEINQARSKLSQIHDSQQEMNKSIEQYNSNLNGTHGGSMTNLADMSEGFHDRENGGFGAMEDPFKVKTSGFCSVPQEMHTDPFHSEDPFKTDPFKGDPFQNDPFAKQPSLPAAADLSHHPDPFGGDPFKETDPFKASSEDFFRNTTVKADPFSTPDPFSKSATLPTKTSHFTTSADPFISISPKSTRGPGPDLFGTLDPFGSSTAFGSSNSSFGSNSGFADFSQMSKVRDPMEGRGGFPEYQQSGFVDDPFSRKQDGPALPPKKSIPPRPKPPSVKHTEERCKSTPVNMPGGAGDSTKPCDPFQPFGSDVIDPFSGKDPFAPSASSKASKDCSLGFADFSSFGNEAQQLEWAKRESERAERERLKRLRQQEQEDLELAIALSKAEMSHG is encoded by the exons ATGGCTGCACTCACATCTCTCACCCAG ATCTGGGATTTGGCAGACCCAGATGGGAAAGGGTTCTTGGACAAACAG GGGTTCTATGTAGCGCTGCGGTTGGTGGCCTGTGCGCAGAGTGGACAAGACGTCAGCCTCTCAAGTTTGAACCTCACTATCCCTCCCCCCAAATTT AAGGACACTAGCAGCCCATCTCTCAGCACATCATCCGTCTCTAGTGAACCCCACTGGGCTGTGAGG CCTGAAGAAAAGGGTAAATTCGACGGCATATTTGAAAGCCTTGCACCAGTCAGTGGACTCCTCTCTGGTGACAAAGTAAAACCAGTTCTAACCAACTCAAAACTACCTCTGGACGTGTTAGGAAAGGTTTGGGATCTCAGTGACATTGATAAAGATGGACATCTGGATCGAGAGGAGTTTGCGGTG GCCATGCACCTGGTCTACCGGGCCTTGGAGAAGGAACCGGTCCCCTCTGTTCTCCCCTCGTCTCTCATCCCTCCAAACAAGAGAAAGAAGTCATTGGTGGGCTCCCTTCCTGGCATGGTGCCCATGTTGCCCGCCAGCCCCCCGCCCCCCAAGGACAGCCTGCGCTCCACCCCTTCCCACGGTAGCATGAACTCCCTCAACAGCGCCGGCAGTCTCTCTCCCAAACATTCTCTAAAATCtgcacag CACTCAGTGAACTGGGTAGTCCCGGTGACAGACAGAGGGCGCTTTGACGACATCTTCCTGAAGACAGACTTGGATGTAGATGGCTTTGTCAGCGGCATGGAAGTCAAGGACATCTTCATGCACTCGGGGCTGCCCCAGAATCTGCTGGCACACATATG GGCCCTGGCAGACACCAGGCAGATGGGGAAGCTGACGCGAGAGCAGTTTTCTCTGGCCATGCACTTCATCCAGCAGAAAGTCAGCAAAGGCATTGACCCTCCTCAGGCCCTGACCCCTGACATGATCCCCCCTTCAGAGAGGGGCACTCCCGTGCCAGTGTGTACCACTCCCTCCCAT AGTATGTCTGGGTATATGACTCCCGTGGGCTCTGAGGTGGCTGCTCTGTCTGAGATGAGGCGG GACAGCTCCAGTTCTGTGGGGTCAGGGTCAGAGTTCACTGGAATCAAGGAGCTGGACGACATCAGTCAAGAGATCGCTCAGCTGCAGAG GGAGAAGTATACATTGGAGCAGgacatcagagagacagaggaggccaTCAGACACAAGTCCTCGGAGGTGCAG GAGATGCAGAACGACCTGGACAGAGAGACGTGCAGCTTGCAGGAGCTGGAGGCCCAGAAGCAGGAGGCCCAGGAGCGGCTGGAGGAGATGGACCAGCAGAAGGCCAAGCTGGAGGACATGCTCAACGACGTCCGGATCAAGTGCAATGAGGAGTCCCAAATG ATTTCATCCCTGCAGAATCAGATCCACTCCCAGGAGACTGACCTGCAGAGCCAAGAAGAGGAGCTGAGTCGGGCCAAGGCAGACCTGAACCAGCTGCAGCTGGAGGAGAGCCAGCTGGAACAGAGCCTAACGGCTGGCAAGTTCCAACTGGAGACCATCATCAAGTCCCTCAAAGCCACCCAGGACGAGATCAACCAG GCTCGCAGTAAGCTGTCTCAGATCCACGACAGCCAGCAGGAGATGAATAAGAGCATTGAGCAGTACAACAGCAACCTGAACGGGACCCACGGAGGCAGCATGACCAACCTGGCTGACATGAGCGAGGGATTCCACGACCGTGAGAATGGAGGTTTCGGAGCCATG GAGGATCCGTTTAAGGTGAAGACATCTGGGTTCTGTAGCGTCCCTCAGGAGATGCACACAGACCCCTTCCACTCCGAAGACCCCTTCAAGACAGACCCGTTCAAAG GTGACCCCTTCCAAAACGACCCTTTTGCAAAGCAGCCATCACTACCAGCGGCTgcag ATCTCTCTCACCACCCAGACCCCTTTGGGGGGGACCCATTCAAAGAGACGGACCCCTTCAAGGCTTCGTCGGAAGACTTCTTCAGGAACACCACCGTCAAGGCAGACCCCTTCAGCACCCCCGACCCCTTCAGTAAAAGTGCCACGCTCCCCACCAAG ACTAGCCACTTTACAACCAGCGCAGACCCTTTCATATCCATTAGCCCAAAATCCACCAGAGGCCCAGGACCAG ATCTCTTTGGCACGCTCGACCCCTTTGGAAGCAGTACTGCCTTTGGAAGCAGTAACAGCTCATTTGGCAGTAACAGTGGGTTCGCAGACTTCAGCCAAATGTCAAAGGTCAGAGACCCgatggaaggaagaggaggctttCCAGAATACCAGCAG tcTGGGTTCGTGGACGACCCCTTCAGTAGGAAGCAGGACGGCCCAGCTCTGCCGCCCAAGAAGAGCATTCCACCCAGACCCAAACCACCCAGTG TGAAACACACAGAAGAACGTT GTAAAAGCACCCCCGTCAACATGCCTGGAGGAGCGGGCGACTCGACCAAGCCCTGCGACCCCTTCCAGCCGTTCGGCAGTGACGTCATCGACCCCTTTAGTGGCAAAGATCCTTTTGCTCCATCTGCCTCAAGTAAAGCCTCTAAAGACTGTTCCTTGGGTTTTGCAGACTTCAGTTCT